The Balearica regulorum gibbericeps isolate bBalReg1 chromosome 5, bBalReg1.pri, whole genome shotgun sequence genomic interval CCTAGTTTTGTGAGCTGTGGGTTGGGggcttttactttatttttttacaggGTGACTCGGGAGGCCCTCTTTTGTGCCGACGTAAGCATGGTGCCTGGACTCTCGCTGGTGTGGTCTCCTGGGGGATGGGATGTGCTCGTGGCTGGATAAGTAACgagaagaagaaacattatGAAAGAGGATCTCCAGGAATATTCACAGACCTCAGTGCGGTGCTTTCCTGGGTTCAGGAGAACATGAGTGCTGGTATTAAGTCTCCACAGTAATGTGTCCCTCGCTTTTGACAACGCTTCTGTCTCAtgataatatttcatttaattttatctttttcaagatacagtatttatattttttcccatttttcctgGCAAAGTGCTATAGCATTCACAATGTCTTTAAGTACACAATACTGATTGGCAATTGCCAAAACCAAACTGAGAGCATTGTAAATGCTTGCTTCTCTTCGAGTTTGCCTTCTACATGGActatatgtgcatgtgtgtatatatgtatatattttttttaacttcaaggATGGTTCTTTTATCATGCTAGCCAGTTAGCCtggtattttttggttttaagtgGAAATTCACCTGTTGAAAGTGTCTGATATTCCTTATGCACCTTTTCAAAGACACTTGCCATTTTTCTCAGCTAAGACATGTTGGATCAGGCATTTGACTAAATGGGGAAAAGTCATGCTCTCAGACGTGTTTTTGCTTACTCTGCCCAAAAGGCTACATATGCCTTCAGTGCAGGGGAACAGCACGAAAATTATCCATCACTTCCAAAGTCATGGAACTGGAAATGTAAATGTCTGGGGTGAACTTCACTCAGAGCATTAAGAaattgaattaatattttcttctagtttgggctattttaattaaaaagtattggAGATTGTGTAAAATTTATGCAGAGAACTGAAAAACTGAGGAAAGGTGTTTAAGAGGTTTTGCTATTcaatgataagaaaaaaattgagagaaaaaaatattttcccattagAAACCAGCTTCAactggtgactggaaaaaagaaaccctgataatgtcagagaaaaatgaagagggtttatcttatgaaaaatattttctttttcagttttttttttttttaaaaaaagagacaaagtcTTTTCATTAAGAATTTACTGCTTGGCCCATtttattattaggaaaaaataatatgattAGCTATTGTGGTAATTAAAGTGTGATGGCTCCAGTGAACAAAAAAGCACTTTGGTaggtaaaatgaaaacacaattcTCAATTGCATTTCATTAGGTTTTGCTCACTCGCTCTTTTATACCGTCACACTGGTGCAAAAGACCTTAACTGTAATTGCTGTCAGGCTTAATGTCTTTGTGTCCCTGATGTGATGCTAGCAGTTGGATTCTGCTACCCTTACCCAAAATGTATAGTATTTACTCAACAAGTATGTAGATAGACAGTACTGTGCTGCTCAGACTTGGCAGTGGCCTCTCAGTGTAGGATTAATTATAGAAGTGGCTACTCCAGAATTGTTTATTCCAAAGTCAGCATTGCCTGAActtgcaattttgttttaattgcaagCCTAGTTTATTGTAGGCACTATGTCCCCAGGAAGCATTTGAATTTGCCTCTGTGCTACCTGTATAAAATTACCATTTCAcgtgaataaaaataaagcctaCATTGTGAACGTGAAACTACAgtaatttattcttcttttttccacctCCTTCCCTATCCCTCCCTTATTagatctgaaaatgaaaagctccACAGGTGAgtacaatattttttcagtatcttctaTATGTTAGTGCATAAAAAGACCTCCAAAATAGTCTGACATATAATCTCTGAAGGAAGAAACGTGAAGAAGCTTGACTCATCAAAGCACATTTAAATGTATActttaaatatatacttttttcctcctggttCTGTAAAAAAAGATTACTTATGTAGGGTTGTACTTACACACTGGTGActtcaaaaagaatttttccttaAGACAGCTACATAtataaaaccatatttttattgaaatgcaaataaaattagtGGAGAAAATGTAGAACAGAACCTCAAGCAATGCATGAAATCTAGTTAGTGAAGTTGATTctgtataaaaatatgcattctAAATAGAAAGTATGAGGTAAATTAGTAGTACTTTTGCACGGTGTATGATGAATCTATCTACTTGACTGATGTCTATTTCTATGAATGAAATGCAAACACACCCCCACGCACACCCCCGCCATGAAACCCAACCCTGAACATAACGTTTTAAAGTTGAAGTCTTACTTTGATTCTGCCATGTTTGTGTTCTTGTTGGACACTCTGTTCACATAGGTACAAGTTCACATAAAGATACTAGAAACAACTCTTGCGAACTAcatcttaaaattttaattttagtgaTCTAGAGTGAGATTTCTCAGACGGTAAATGAGCTTGGGCACATGATCAGTTTGTATAGACTTGCTGCAGCGAGTGAGAATTGGGTATTTACATGCTGTTTGTGTAATCTTGAAATTTTTTACTGGTCTTCCTAGGAGTATCAGGTAAGATAATCTTATAAGTACATGACTccttaaatttgttttcatatacATACTTGTTGATAAATGTCTTACTGGCTTACCttgcaaggagaagaaaaggcaagagGAGATAGTTTTTGTAAGTAATTGTGCTTCTAGCGACGCTTACTTGGAGAGGAATACTACTGCTTCTTCGATTAAAGTGTCTTTAATACCATATTTTACTGTTGCGAAAGTCTCCTGCTGTCATGTAGCTAAGGACGTTATTACAAATGGACTGCAACAAACACTTTTCTTATGTCCTGAGGTATGcatttttcctccctgaaaaatatttatactgaaatCCTCATTTAACAAATAGTTTCTTTAAGGTAAAAAGCAAGCAGTGCTATTCTTACAATAAAATATGATAGTATGCTAGCAGTGCTTCATTTTTGCTCCCACACgatgtgttttaaaattgaCTTACTGTAGTTCcaaatgaaagagagaagataGAACACCCAGCATCAGTCTGCTAGCAGAAAGAAGGTACAGCTGAGCAATATTGAGTCTCACAATATTCTCTGGAATATTTGAGCTTTTTGGTCAGATGATCACATGTGTCAAACCTGATTCCTCCCATTTTGTTTTAACTCTGCAATGCAGCATTTTGTAGCATTAAGGATGGCAAACTCCCTGGCAGTGAAGGAGAATTACATTTTCCTGGAAGTACCAAAGAGTTCTATCAAAACCACCAGTAAGTAAACAAAACACAGTCTTTCCCCAAAAACTATTCCTGGTACCAGCatagttgttttctttctgttgcagCTTTGTGAACAGGAACTAATTTATTCTTCCAGATTGTGCATTTGGACTCTCTTTGTACCGGAAGGGAATTATATATTGCTTCGTTTTTCTCACTTTGATATAGAGTCAGAAACATTTTGTGACTATGATTCTTTATCAGTCTATTCAAAAGACGACAGACTTGTTGGTGAGTTGCTGTACCCTTACTCTTTGAAATTGTCAGTGCACTCACTCATTCTAATGGCCAGTACATCCAGTGAGGACGTTGCAGTTGATTATCTTACTTATGTTTCCATGATGAATACATCGTGACATATGatctaaaataaaagacaaagagGGTAGGAGGGGAAAAGAACGGAAAATGCCCACTAGGGATCTGTGTCAGCATATGACTTGCTAGTGTCAAggattttcaatttttaatagTGTTCATCTTTTATTTGGGCTAATGGATTAATAGAAAATATAGAGGAATTGATaggcaattttcttttaatctttaaatttGTGTAGCTGAGTACTTAAAATGGTGCACGCAAGTATTCTCAAGTGACTAAAGACTTTAAATGGTGATTATTTCAGGGAAATTCTGTGGAGGAGATCTTCCATTACCTGTTTTGATTGGCTCCAATAGTATAAGGCTGAAATTTGTTTCTGACAACAAGGATTATGGAACTGGTTTTTCCATGACCTACAAAGCTCTTACACCAGATATTCTTCCTGGTAAGCCTAAGTCTAGTAATATACCTGTCTGCACTCTTGGGTGGTGGCCGGAAGATGtttgcaggagaaaataaatcagaggaAGCTTCTATGATTTCTCTGTGTGGATGATGTTATGAACAAGGTAAATGTGCTTACGCTGCCCTGTAACATTGTGGAAAAACTGGGCTGCCAGAAAGAGATAGGATAGATCCTGTTGAGAGAAGCCCTCCTTTAACTGCCTCTCCTCCATCCACTTTATACAAGATCTCATTTCCTTCTCTACTTccagaatgttttaaaatttaattaataagATTAGTCAAATGAGCCAAATTTCCAGGTGAAAGCCGCTTTGCTAGTCCTaagcctgctttcctggagggTCCCTGAGGGAAGCAGATAatgctaaaatatatatatagtggagaattgctttctcttttgctgtgcAGAGCAGTTCACTGTCACTAGGGAGCAGGCCCAAGGGCTGTCCGCTGAGTCTGAACAATTCAGTTACAAACAGACACCTGTCattcctgtttctgcagcttttcctgctagcttctttcctttgcagagtGTAAGAGCAGCGTGTAGGGAGGAATCTCCTCTGAGGGGCCTTGCCACTGCATAGTGCATCAGGAAGGCATATCTGCTGGTTGTGTTTTATGTCTCCACTCTCATTTCCAAAGAAAGTTGGCAAATATTCTTCTGACATGTCTGTGTCCTGCTCTTCTGTCACCCCACACAGGTGCCTGCGCCTGCAGTGCACTGCCTGTAGCCAAAGGGGAATGCTACAGTTGTGGGTTGAATTGCTCTTCTGCCTGGGAACAAATCAagttttctttgcatctttttcATGCTGAAGGATTTGGCTTCTTGCTCTTGTCCTGTTCTCTTTCTCAGCTGTGTGAAAGCACCACAAgagtttttctggatttaattttttttttaatttcttttgtgaatGATTTAATAGGAAATCATGGTGACTCCACTTTTGTTTTACTGGATTTCCAGATTCCGGCTGTGAGTCCTTAGCTGTCCTTTTTGAAGAAGGAGTGTTACAAAGTATGCACTATCCAGAGCACTACAGCAACATGGCAGAGTGTCAATGGATTATATGTGCGCCAGAGGACCACGTAATCAAGGTATAATATGAACCCTTCTTGTGTCTGCAGAATGGAAGTGGGCACCATTTACTTAACAAGAAGTTATGCAGCTAAGGACAAGCAAATCAAGCAACATAAGCTTGAGTAATGCTGCTGGATGCCGTTAAAAGAAATCACTTTCTATCCCAAAAGCCAGATAGGTTTTGATTTCTCCTTTAGGTTATAGAAAAATAGGATTTCCTGGTTTAAATTTTATCATGACAGATTCTTCTGGCAAATGTAATATGCTGTGTATCACTTGTAAGAGGTCTGAATGTCACAGAAACCAAACCCTAAAGGAATCGTTGAGAATACTAAAGACCCTATTAGAGATCTTTGAATTTTTCCTTGTGAATTTAACAaggttcatttttcattttttatttaaagcttacATACCAGTCTTTTGAAGTAGAAGAGAGTGAAGATTGCTCTTACGATGCAGTGACTGTGTATGAAGAtgtgggaaaagaggaggaaattgGTTTGACTTTTGatttttgatgtattttggGGATGACCTATTTCTTTTATGACTCTCACTAGCCCTGTTTTACAGTCTGAAATCAAGTTTGCCTGTAATCTCAGGTGATGTTATAGGTACTAGTTTCAGTACCTTGAAAAATACTTGCAGgtattgctgcttctgttacagaagcaaaaccacattgaacaaaacagttttgtgtatttaaattCTATATGAAATGCAGTTCTGAATTcatgtaaatgaagaaaagggCATAAcacaataatttgttttatagtAATGATCAGGCACAGAAAGCACCCAAGAGGTCTCCTTTTCAGAGTCAGTTGTTCTTCACTCCGGATGAGCATTCATGTAATTCTTGCCACCTTGCTGGAAATTCCCCTGGCTTACATTGAATGAGAAAGACCTATCCCAGTCAACCGATTTCAGCCCTTGCTAGTGTTGGTGCTTAGATTAGCACTAACACATGCTAGTACTGAAACACAACCAGGGGAAACCAAGTTTCCAGTGTGTTCTATATGTAATGGCAGCCTGTGAGCGTGAGTGCTGCAATAGTCTCTTGTGAAATAATGCAAGAGTTTCCCTGTTCTTATGATTACTGAACAAAGCcagaatgacaggaataataGAAGAGTCCTTCAGCCTCAGTCTGCTTCTCTGTACTCCTCTCTTGTGTGTAGTTATGTTTTACTCTCCTGTGTGAGAGCTGGAATACACAGAATATTGAGTACCCACTGTTGAAAGAGATAAGGATGAAAAAGTACATGTTAATCTGCAGTGAACCTTTGCTTTCTCATCTTTAGCTAAGTCTTGTGGATTTACCCTACCAGCACCTGTTCTAAGCTCCTCTGCTGTGATGCTGGTTGTCTTCCACTCTGATGAAACAGAGCGCTTTGGAGGATTCAAAGCTACAATCTCTTTTGTTCATGTAACAGGTAATAGAAGTAACTTGGGAAACAGCCCCCTTGAGGCAGCACAAAGGCCTCTTCAGTGAATCTGGctattcagaattattttgttctaGGAGATTCTCATCTCATaaattgtttcagtgaaaaaatgtATTGTGAACCTATTGAGGCATTAAACAAAGGGCCTACTGAGTGGGTGAAGAGAAACAATGAATCTATCAAAAAActcagagttttgttttgtacaAGAGTACTTTGGTGCATTTTAAACGGCACTTTACTGCCACGTGAAGAAGTAATAGCACAGATCCCTACTGTAGAAAACTATTCCTTCTacaaaaatgataaaagaaataaaagtgattttgtaataaaaatatcactCAAGACAGCCTGCTAGCACATTTGCTATTTTCATTTGCTAGATTTAGATACTTTGGATTCAACTAGTGAAGAAGAATTTGAAGATACGGATATgactgaagaagaaatacaggttACAACAGGTAAGCCAACCCGAGTTATATTTTCTTCATGGGAATAGGGAAGTACCTTTTGGACTGTAATTTAAATGGTGttttctccaaatatttaatGGATGCAGTTGTCCCAGAATTTGTCATTAAGATATATTGAAGAAATAGAGATGAATACTCACACTTCTATGCTTGGGCTTTAGAATAGCAGAAcctaatttttcttgtttccttcatCTTGTTAAGTCATGTACAGCAATGCAATGATATTATTTCAGCTTGTACGCCAGTTTGCACTTACATGCTTTGgtgaaaataattgcaaaaagTACAGGGTAGCTGAAAATAATAACCAGCATTTTAGaacttccctttttcccctctagtACTTTATGGAGAATGGGATGAATCCATATTCATTGTAGGTTTGAGGCTAAAACTTTTGAAGGCAAGCAGTTGCTTTCCATCTTGGTGAAGCTCTGTTTTTGCCAAGATCCTCATGATATCTCTAAATATTTGGATCCTTTGTAATGAGGGAAGTTGAAAGACTTAGCAAAAAAGCAGAGGGGGAAAGCTTGAGAGCTGTGGGGTAGCTCTTAAATGGGCTGttctttgcttctgcaaatCTTAACCTCTAAAGACTTCTTGAGACATTCTGTTTCAGATTATGTTTGCGGAATGCCTTCAAATCAGCCCAGGTTCATCTTCAGTAGGATAATTGGAGGTGAAGAAGCTGTACCGTACTCATGGCCTTGGCAGGTCAGCATACAAATTTCAGATGAACATATCTGTGGAGGAGCAGTTCTTGCCAAAGAATGGGTTGTCACAGCTGCTCACTGCTTTAATTCTGAGTACGTACACTGGAATGAACCCTTCCCTGGGAATGTCTGTAATTGCATGGTGCGTCTCTGCAGCATGGTCGTTCTGCCTGGGGTGGCTGGCACAGTTTCGGTTACCACCTACTTGCAGCTTACATTGGCATAGGATTCTCTTGCTCCACACACACGTATTAGGATCACAGAGGCTACTTACTTCCTAAGTAGCCTGCTTCTGTAGGCTTGGTTTTCATTCAGGTCAGTTTTCAAAAGAGATGAGAAGATACCAAGTCTCTCGTCATCCATCACTTACTCTTAGGTAACTTCTTTGTGCTTGAGCCATTTACAGAGCAGGTTTTCATCCAGGTAGAATCAACCTATTACAAAATTACTGAATTTGTGTAGATTTTGGAGGATACACAGGAGGCTTTTGTGCACAGGGTTGATGCCGTTCCCTTATTAAGAACCTATGAATCTGTTAAATCAGATTACATGGgaatttttctgtcttattgAGAAGAACCAAAAAGCTAGACTGTGTTGCTGTCagaatctttaaaatactttctaaaatgCAGTTTGTTTATTCATCTCTTAGGCTGAACACTACCTGACTGActgttttgaatttcaaattaatcaaaaccacgttaatttaaaattcacataCCTAGggtcattaaaatatttttaaaatcttcccaGGATTGCTGATAATTAGGTATTGTGGTCTGTTACCAAATAAAGTTTGCAATTACTTGAAAATGAGGGTAAGCTTTCAAAAGCCCTGAATGCCAGAGTTGCCTAGACATCTATATTCCCCATTTCTTTGATTCTCTTCCTACCCTCACAAAACTGGGGATCTGAAATGCAAGTGCTGTTTTGAATTTTGTAATTTGGCTTCTAAGTTTCTAAACATTAGTTGCGCTGTGTTGAAGGTACTGCTTTAAGTGTCGTATTAAGGAGGAATTCTCTATTGCGCGTTGCCATCACATCAGAATTTGCATACATGGATAAATGATTCTACACAACTAATTTCATCAAGGAGTTATGTCAGGTTTTCAGGGAATGAGAAAGTTAGAAACTGCAGggtgaaatgaaatgtttctgttgcatttcttcATATTGTTTGATGGGTAGTTATGTTTTAGAGCtcactcattttcttcattaagaaGATCGGGACCAGCACTGTCCCTGGATGATGTGGACCATGCAGACCTTTTGTTCTGCATCAGACACCAGCAGTGCTTATAAAAGTGACCACTCTCTCAGTTGGTTATGTGTTTGAGAGGTCCCACTGCCTCATCATGAGAATATTTCATGCTCCCTAGAAGTCAGTGGGAAGATTTCCACACATTTGTATGGGAGTATGGGCCTCAGGAGTTGTTGGCCTAGGAATATATAGGGCTCTAGTGTCTTTTTTGGGTGAGGGAGGATTTAAGATTCACAGGTTTCAAGAACGCTGTTATACTATCCTGAgaatgtacctttttttttttttttaaagggaactATACAGAGACTTATGGATGGTGGTAACAGGACTTCACGATCTTACAGAGCAAGAATACAGACAGGTACTATAAGTTCTgctgaataataaaatataactcAATCTtgcaaaatagtttttaatgtaaatgcaTCTCCCAAATTGTTCATGATGCAGCAATCTAACAGCCTGCACTTTGACCTTAATCTGCATTTACGCAACAGCTTTTGTGTGACTGTTAGAGAAATTGTATCAGCACAGACCTGTGCCTTCACCAGTAATGAACTCCAAAGCTCAGTATCCCGGAGGATGTGTGAGTGAGGAGTGTATTGTCTTTAAATTCCCTGGTGACTATTaccaagacagaaataattGGGGCATAACTCTCCACTTTGCTCAGACTGGACAAATGTTTTTCCAAGACACTCTTCCCACACTTGCTGGATGGAGTTTCCTGCATGTTCCCTAATCCATATCCAAGAGGCATAATCTTGACCTGTTAATATAAGAAAGCTGGTGACTTGATcagctgcttttaaatgtttcctcctCCTAAGTCATCTCACATATGCCCTGAAAACCTGAAGTTACTTAAAGACTCAAATTCCTAAGTCATTCAGAAAATGCCGATGTCCTTGCTTTCCTAGAAAAGGCTGGTAAAGCAGTATATTATACATCCAAGTTTTAACAAGACCACTATGGACTCTGATATCGCCTTACTGCAACTTGCCGAGCCATTAGAATTCAACCACTACGTGCGCCCGGTGTGCCTCCCTGCCAAGGAGGAGGCGGTTCAGCCCTCGAGGGTTTGCGTTGTCACAGGATGGGGTGCACATGAAGAAGGTATGTGGTCTTTGCCATTTTGAAGGTAGAGCATGCTGtagctgttttttaaatactacGTTCTGTCTTGTAACATTCATTCTGTCTATACATTAGTTCCTGGAGAACAGACATGCTAGAAAGCTTTCACTTGTGTAAGCTCAGCTAGATGTGCAGGGAAAtgggtgggaggaaagaaatcagGTAATTTAGATTGAGACCATTTGAAAAGGGGAAGAGTAATTTATGCCTCTACTGGTTTCTGAGATGTCTTTTACTTCaagacagaggaaagaggaaaaaattgcatCAGCTGGAAGTCCCCATCCTGGTGCTTGACACATGTCAGAGCTATTACATAAATCTTCCCAGTAAAGTGAGCCAGAGGATGATCTGTGCTGGATTCCCTCTGGAAGAAGGCAAGGATTCATGCACAGTAAGTTACGCGCATCACGTTTGCCTTCTGATCCTTGGGGTCTGGGTAGACAGGTTCTGAAAAGGGGACCGTTAAAACCTCACTAAGACCTGTTTTCTTCCAAGCAAGCTGTAGGTGATTTACAGCGAAAGACTCCTTAATCATAGGATTTTAATTACTCATACTGCAAAAAGAGAGGTACTTGCCTTGAACAAAggttatttctttctctgccttttaaaaacagaaatgccCAAACACATGAGCAGCTGGGACCTCTCATAGCTGAACTGATATCTTAAAAAGATAAGGAGTGATGTTAGCTCATAACAAGATTCCTTTGTTCTTGTGCAGGGCGATTCTGGTGGCCCATTAGTTTGTCCTTCAGAAGATAACTCAGGATTTTACACTCTTCATGGAATCACTAGCTGGGGCTTgggctgtggaaagaaaagctaCCCAGGAGTATACACAAATGTTGGTGTTTTTGTTGACTGGATCAAGCAGAATGTTAATAGTAGTGgtatgtatgaaaaataaaataaaattaaatgaaccTTTTTGCTATTGCAAATAGCTTAATTTGAGGCCTTTTCCAGGGtgccatttttttatttgggtgTCCAGCACTTTCTGAAATCTTGGCTGTGTAAAATACGCCTAGCTGAATGCCCAGAAACAGATGAATCTAAATCACTAGTCACTAGCGAAAATCTCATTTCTACTGGAtgcattattattatcctttctATTGTATTTCTGTTGTTGATGAATAGTATTTTCCTTACGGCTCCTTTGCTGCCTCATTTCTCAGGGTTGGGAGGAGGTAGGGAGGCATGAACTGACACGACAGCTGAGTGCTTTGAGAAGTTTACAGACTGCCTTTGTTGACGATCTTTGCAAAGTTTAccctgttgggttttttctcctttttgtagATCTCCCCATTTTCATGGTGTGACTGTCAAAAAGAGCAGTTCTGATGGACCGCATGgtaaaacatttccaaagcacaaatgtcattaaaagcaaaattagcaTTAGTTCATGACTGGAATCTGTTCACCAAAGTAGCTGATTTTTACCCTGGTGAATTTACTGCTGATTTACTGGAATTGAGACTTTGGCCTTACACACGTATGCTTGGGGCAGACACAATTTACTTGCAGGCTTTTGACAATTTGTTAATCTatatgagaagaaaagagagggaaaataagCCACCATATGCCAAGCATGTCCTTGAACGTAGTACTGGAGAGCATAAAAATACTGTGGAAATGAGATGAAACAAGGTCAATGAGAGTGTTACCTCTGGCTCTGAGAGGACCAGTGGCGGTAGTGGTGCATCACTGAGGGGCAGTAGAACACTGTCTAGTCGTTAGTGATGTGAATCAATCCAATTGCTGGGAAAAGGATACCTTTAATATAGTCAttcttattttaacaaattGCGTGTTGTTTAAGGAGATAGAAGTGTTTGAAAGGACAAGTGTTACTGGCCAATGGCCTGTGGCACCACACAAGAACTGATGGCTATCCTCATTAATCTATACATATAATTAAAGAGCTGCTGTGTAATCCACACACTGCAAACTGAGCACATTTACTTGTAAATAGCAGTTTGTTTAATGACCAAATGGCTGCTTACACAAGAAATTGTGATGACAGGCTCCAATTAGCTTTGCAGGCTGTTCTGTGCACAGTCTTAGTGTTTAGAAACTAGATCAGTATGATAGTACAATAGGTAACCTGAGTGTAATCCTCTTTGACTCAGTGGTCTGGAAAATAACTAGAAAGGAATTAAGATATCTCATTTGGTTTCTGTTGACATTTATGGCAAAAACCATTAGAGATGTGTTTCCCATACATGCA includes:
- the OVCH2 gene encoding ovochymase-2 isoform X1, which codes for MCIAPSKLQLLLTGIVCIAEFHAVPSALQKDPKCGQKVQETKPWSYFNLFTRIVGGNQVKQGSHPWQVSLKRRQKHFCGGTIVSAQWVVTAAHCILDRNVLQYLNVTAGEHDLRIRENGEQTLPVKYAIKHPNFDPRRPMNYDIALLKLDGAFNFSSSVLPACLPDPGEKFEAGYICTACGWGRLNENGVLPQVLYEVNLPILNSKECSRALSTLKKPIQGDTIMCAGFPDGGKDACQGDSGGPLLCRRKHGAWTLAGVVSWGMGCARGWISNEKKKHYERGSPGIFTDLSAVLSWVQENMSADLKMKSSTAFCSIKDGKLPGSEGELHFPGSTKEFYQNHQLCIWTLFVPEGNYILLRFSHFDIESETFCDYDSLSVYSKDDRLVGKFCGGDLPLPVLIGSNSIRLKFVSDNKDYGTGFSMTYKALTPDILPDSGCESLAVLFEEGVLQSMHYPEHYSNMAECQWIICAPEDHVIKLTYQSFEVEESEDCSYDAVTVYEDVGKEEEIAKSCGFTLPAPVLSSSAVMLVVFHSDETERFGGFKATISFVHVTDLDTLDSTSEEEFEDTDMTEEEIQVTTDYVCGMPSNQPRFIFSRIIGGEEAVPYSWPWQVSIQISDEHICGGAVLAKEWVVTAAHCFNSEELYRDLWMVVTGLHDLTEQEYRQKRLVKQYIIHPSFNKTTMDSDIALLQLAEPLEFNHYVRPVCLPAKEEAVQPSRVCVVTGWGAHEEDRGKRKKLHQLEVPILVLDTCQSYYINLPSKVSQRMICAGFPLEEGKDSCTGDSGGPLVCPSEDNSGFYTLHGITSWGLGCGKKSYPGVYTNVGVFVDWIKQNVNSSDLPIFMV
- the OVCH2 gene encoding ovochymase-2 isoform X3, translated to MCIAPSKLQLLLTGIVCIAEFHAVPSALQKDPKCGQKVQETKPWSYFNLFTRIVGGNQVKQGSHPWQVSLKRRQKHFCGGTIVSAQWVVTAAHCILDRNVLQYLNVTAGEHDLRIRENGEQTLPVKYAIKHPNFDPRRPMNYDIALLKLDGAFNFSSSVLPACLPDPGEKFEAGYICTACGWGRLNENGVLPQVLYEVNLPILNSKECSRALSTLKKPIQGDTIMCAGFPDGGKDACQGDSGGPLLCRRKHGAWTLAGVVSWGMGCARGWISNEKKKHYERGSPGIFTDLSAVLSWVQENMSADLKMKSSTAFCSIKDGKLPGSEGELHFPGSTKEFYQNHQLCIWTLFVPEGNYILLRFSHFDIESETFCDYDSLSVYSKDDRLVGKFCGGDLPLPVLIGSNSIRLKFVSDNKDYGTGFSMTYKALTPDILPDSGCESLAVLFEEGVLQSMHYPEHYSNMAECQWIICAPEDHVIKLTYQSFEVEESEDCSYDAVTVYEDVGKEEEIAKSCGFTLPAPVLSSSAVMLVVFHSDETERFGGFKATISFVHVTDLDTLDSTSEEEFEDTDMTEEEIQVTTDILFQIMFAECLQISPGSSSVG
- the OVCH2 gene encoding ovochymase-2 isoform X2; its protein translation is MCIAPSKLQLLLTGIVCIAEFHAVPSALQKDPKCGQKVQETKPWSYFNLFTRIVGGNQVKQGSHPWQVSLKRRQKHFCGGTIVSAQWVVTAAHCILDRNVLQYLNVTAGEHDLRIRENGEQTLPVKYAIKHPNFDPRRPMNYDIALLKLDGAFNFSSSVLPACLPDPGEKFEAGYICTACGWGRLNENGVLPQVLYEVNLPILNSKECSRALSTLKKPIQGDTIMCAGFPDGGKDACQGDSGGPLLCRRKHGAWTLAGVVSWGMGCARGWISNEKKKHYERGSPGIFTDLSAVLSWVQENMSADLKMKSSTAFCSIKDGKLPGSEGELHFPGSTKEFYQNHQLCIWTLFVPEGNYILLRFSHFDIESETFCDYDSLSVYSKDDRLVGKFCGGDLPLPVLIGSNSIRLKFVSDNKDYGTGFSMTYKALTPDILPDSGCESLAVLFEEGVLQSMHYPEHYSNMAECQWIICAPEDHVIKLTYQSFEVEESEDCSYDAVTVYEDVGKEEEIAPVLSSSAVMLVVFHSDETERFGGFKATISFVHVTDLDTLDSTSEEEFEDTDMTEEEIQVTTDYVCGMPSNQPRFIFSRIIGGEEAVPYSWPWQVSIQISDEHICGGAVLAKEWVVTAAHCFNSEELYRDLWMVVTGLHDLTEQEYRQKRLVKQYIIHPSFNKTTMDSDIALLQLAEPLEFNHYVRPVCLPAKEEAVQPSRVCVVTGWGAHEEDRGKRKKLHQLEVPILVLDTCQSYYINLPSKVSQRMICAGFPLEEGKDSCTGDSGGPLVCPSEDNSGFYTLHGITSWGLGCGKKSYPGVYTNVGVFVDWIKQNVNSSDLPIFMV